GTGAACGCGTTGACCGCGTCACTGGCGATGGAGTACGCCGACGACGGCATCCGAGTGGTCGCCACGGCGCCGGGAGGCACCGAGGCACCGCCGCGTCGGATCTCACGCGGTACACCGGAGCCGCGCAACGAGATCGAGTCACAGTGGTATCAGGCCCACATCGACCAGACGATCGCGTCGTCGTCGATGCACCGGTACGGCACCCTCGACGAGCAGGCGGCCGCCATCTGCTTTCTCGCTTCCGACGAGGCGTCGTACATCACCGGGACCGTGCTGCCCGTCGCCGGCGGCGATCAGGGTTGAGCTGCTGACTAGTATGGACCGATGATGGTCACCGGCGGGTGCGTCGGCCGCGACCGCGAGATCGAATTGCTCTTCTCGCGGCTCGACGCCGTGTCGGAGTCGGGCTTTCTGGCCGTCACGGGAAGTCCCGGAATCGGCAAGTCGACGCTGCTGAGGCACCTGGTCCGGCGGCGACTGTCTGCTCCGACAACCGGTTCCACGTTGTGGGCCGCGGTCTCACCGTGGCGAGCGCACACGCCCGGCGCACTCATCCGGCAGCTGGTACAGGACCGGCCCGACGCCACACCCGCGACAGCTGCCGACCCGACCCCGGACGACCTGCTCGACGCACTACTCGCAGCGGTCACCACTCCTGCGGAGTCATCGACCGAGGTGCCCGGCGACACCGCCGGACTCATCGCCGTCGACGACGCCGACCTCGCCGACGAGGAGTCACTGCAGGCGTTGGTCTCACTCACCCGAGAACACCGGGATCGCCGAATCCTGGTCGTCCTCACCATGTCTCGGCCGGGTACCCGGCTCGTCGGCAACGCACTCGACGAGCTACGACTCGACGGCCTGGACCCAACGGGTACTGCCGACCTCGCCGCGCAGCGCGGCATCGTGCTGCACCCGGCGATGCGGGAGGAACTGGCCCGGCACACCGGCGGGAATCCCCGCGACATCGTGGCCCTGCTCGACGAGGTCCCGCCAGGCACCTGGTCCCGCACCGGCATGGGACTGCCCGCGCCGGCCCACGTCGTCGCGATGGTGCGGAAACGATTGCCGGACAACGACACCTCGGCTCGCGCGCTCATCGAAGCGCTCGCGATCCTCGACCCCGCCGAGCCTCTCGCCACTGCAGTCGCACTCGCCGGGATCACCGACCCCCTCGGCGCCATCGACGACGCGCGCGCAACCGGTCTGGTGACGGACGACAGGGCATTGACACCCGCGGAGGCGCAACCGCGTCTCGCCGGGCCCCTGGTGCGGGCCGCCGTCCTCGAGGTCCTCGGCATGAAGACCGTGGGCGACGCCCACCGTCGGGCCGCGGACCTCGTCGACGACCCTGCCCGACAGCTCCATCACCGCGTCGCTGCCACCTCGACGGTCGACGCCGCCCTCGCCGACGCCCTCACCGACCTGGCACGCGCCCGCGGCGCCGACGGTGCGTGGGCCGAGGCCGCCGGGCTGTACGGGCAGGCGGGCCGGCTCACCCCCGACCCGTTGCAGCGCGACACACGGGTGACGCTCGCGGTCGATTCACTTCTCGCCGCGGGCGACTGCACCGGTGCCGGCGCCCTCGTACCGACCGTGGAAAGCCTGCGCGAGACACCGCTGCGCAATGCGACCCTGGCGTACCTCGCCATCCTGCGGGGCCGGTCGGCGGAGGCACAGCTGCGTCTCGACCGGGCGTGGGCGATCGTCAACGTCGAGCGGGAACCCGATGTCGCCGCCCTGATCGCGCAACGTTTCGTCCTGCACAACCTGGTCCGATGCCAGGGCACCGAGTTGGTGGACTGGGCCGATCGCGCGGACGCGATGGCCGACGCCGGATCGGCCGCCCGAGTGGAGGCCGCCGTCATCCGTGGACTCGGACTGGCCTGGTCGGGACACCCGGATGCCGCACGCGCCGAGTACCAGACGGTGTCGGAACGGGTTCGATACGGCGCGCAGGCGCAGCGTGCGATCATGGGTCGCGGTTGGCTCGAACTCGGCCTCGACGAGATCGACGCTGCGCGTACCGATCTCGAAACCGCCGTGTCGATGGCGCAGCTCGGTGGCTCCACCCGGATCACGTTGTGGGCGCTGGCCTGGCTCGCCCGGGTCCAGTTCCTCACCGGCGACTGGGACGATGCGCTGCGCGGCGTCGAGGCCGGCCGCGCGCTCGCCCGCAACAGCGGCATCGCGCTCACCACGCCCCTGCTCAACTGGACTGCGAGCCAGATTGATTCGCTGCGCGGGAACTGGGAGGACGCGCATGGAAGTATCGCACAGAGCAGCACCTCCATCGGCGACTACGAGATCATGCGGATACCGGACCTGCTGGCCCGGGCCCAACTGGCGGAGGCCGCAGCCGACTACGGCAAGGTCCGGCGGATACTGACGCCGCTCGTCGCGATAGCCGAGTCCGTCCCGGCCCTGTCCGAGCCGGGCCTGTGGCCGTGGGTCGACGTCCTCGCCAACGCACTGGTCCTCGAGGGACGGCACGAGGCCGCCGACGATCTGCTGCGACGCTACGAGATCCGGTCCGCCGAGCGGGGCCACCGGTCGTCGGCAGCCCGGATGAAGTACGCACGCGGCCGCCACCTCGGCGCAACCGGTGACATCCACGGAGCACGGCGCACCTTCGAGGAGGGCATCGAACTCCTCGACGGTCTCGGCCTGCGCTACGACCAGGCGCGGGTGAACTTCGCCTACGGCCAGACGTTGCGACGTGCGGGCAAGCGCCGGGCCGCCGACGCCGTCATCGGGACCGCCCGCGACCTGTATCTGTCGCTCGGCGCGACCACCTACGTCGAACGCTGTGAACGCGAACTGAAGGCCGGCGGTCTCGCGACGTCGCGTGGTGAGAACCACACCGCCACAAAGGGTGCCGCCGAACTCACGTCGCAGGAGGAGGCAGTGACCGCCCTTGTCGCGCGCGGCCTGTCGAACCGGGAGGTGGCGGCCGAGCTCTACATCTCACCGAAGACGGTGCAGTACCACCTGACCCGGATCTACGCGAAGCTCGGTGTGCGGTCCCGCGCCGAACTCGCAGCCACCCGCCGGTGACGTCGACCGTGCGTCAGACTCCGTCGACCGTGCGTGTGTACCTGCAGGCGATCTATGCTCCGGCCGTCGCGTAGGCGGCGGTGCGGTCGGTGACCGGCGCACCGGTCCGGTCCTCGATCATCCCCAGGTCCACGCCCGGGGCGAACTCGACGACGTCGAATCCCGTTCCGGCGATGTCGAACACACCGAGGTCGGTGATCACGCGACTCACCACGCCGCGGCCGGTCAGCGGGAGCGCGCAGCCCTCGAGCAGCTTGGGCTCACCCTTCTTGGTGACGTGATCCATGAGCACGATGACCCGGCCGGCGCCGTTGACGAGGTCCATGGCGCCACCGATGCCCTTGACGAGGGCACCCGGCACCATCCAGTTGGCCAGGTCGCCGTTCATCGCGACTTGCATGCCGCCGAGGACCGCGACGTCGACGTGGCCGCCGCGGATCATCGCGAAGCTCGTGGCCGAATCGAAGTACGACGCCCCGGGCA
The genomic region above belongs to Gordonia hongkongensis and contains:
- a CDS encoding 3-oxoacid CoA-transferase subunit B; the encoded protein is MTWTRTEMAARAARELTPGDYVNLGIGLPTMIPDLMPDNSGVHLHAENGILGVGPFPYDDEVDPDLINAGKQTVSVLPGASYFDSATSFAMIRGGHVDVAVLGGMQVAMNGDLANWMVPGALVKGIGGAMDLVNGAGRVIVLMDHVTKKGEPKLLEGCALPLTGRGVVSRVITDLGVFDIAGTGFDVVEFAPGVDLGMIEDRTGAPVTDRTAAYATAGA
- a CDS encoding LuxR family transcriptional regulator, whose product is MMVTGGCVGRDREIELLFSRLDAVSESGFLAVTGSPGIGKSTLLRHLVRRRLSAPTTGSTLWAAVSPWRAHTPGALIRQLVQDRPDATPATAADPTPDDLLDALLAAVTTPAESSTEVPGDTAGLIAVDDADLADEESLQALVSLTREHRDRRILVVLTMSRPGTRLVGNALDELRLDGLDPTGTADLAAQRGIVLHPAMREELARHTGGNPRDIVALLDEVPPGTWSRTGMGLPAPAHVVAMVRKRLPDNDTSARALIEALAILDPAEPLATAVALAGITDPLGAIDDARATGLVTDDRALTPAEAQPRLAGPLVRAAVLEVLGMKTVGDAHRRAADLVDDPARQLHHRVAATSTVDAALADALTDLARARGADGAWAEAAGLYGQAGRLTPDPLQRDTRVTLAVDSLLAAGDCTGAGALVPTVESLRETPLRNATLAYLAILRGRSAEAQLRLDRAWAIVNVEREPDVAALIAQRFVLHNLVRCQGTELVDWADRADAMADAGSAARVEAAVIRGLGLAWSGHPDAARAEYQTVSERVRYGAQAQRAIMGRGWLELGLDEIDAARTDLETAVSMAQLGGSTRITLWALAWLARVQFLTGDWDDALRGVEAGRALARNSGIALTTPLLNWTASQIDSLRGNWEDAHGSIAQSSTSIGDYEIMRIPDLLARAQLAEAAADYGKVRRILTPLVAIAESVPALSEPGLWPWVDVLANALVLEGRHEAADDLLRRYEIRSAERGHRSSAARMKYARGRHLGATGDIHGARRTFEEGIELLDGLGLRYDQARVNFAYGQTLRRAGKRRAADAVIGTARDLYLSLGATTYVERCERELKAGGLATSRGENHTATKGAAELTSQEEAVTALVARGLSNREVAAELYISPKTVQYHLTRIYAKLGVRSRAELAATRR